In a single window of the Vitis vinifera cultivar Pinot Noir 40024 chromosome 6, ASM3070453v1 genome:
- the LOC100266725 gene encoding urease accessory protein F has product MEVPMEIDKGSHGPASTNALLQWSQWQLLDSILPTGGFAHSCGLEAAFQAHMISGPEDLQTYVLHVLENTGSLLLPFVYSANMSPNLETWHKLDRMLDATLTNEVGRKASIAQGSALMRVAATVFSEVPSLKMMRSNSLGSGTVAFHHAPIFGLVCGLLGLDVGISQRAYMFITMRDVISAATRLNLIGPLGAAKLQHDIAIAAEEMSKKWMNRKFEEACQTAPLLDTVQGCHAYLFSRLFCS; this is encoded by the coding sequence ATGGAGGTTCCTATGGAGATAGACAAAGGGAGCCATGGGCCTGCTTCTACAAACGCTCTACTGCAGTGGAGCCAGTGGCAACTGCTTGATTCCATTCTCCCTACTGGTGGCTTTGCCCATTCTTGTGGTCTTGAGGCAGCATTTCAGGCCCACATGATCTCTGGGCCTGAAGATCTTCAAACTTATGTACTTCATGTGTTGGAGAACACGGGGAGCTTATTACTTCCATTTGTGTATTCAGCAAACATGTCTCCAAACTTAGAAACATGGCATAAACTTGACAGAATGTTGGATGCAACACTTACAAATGAAGTGGGTCGAAAGGCCTCAATTGCTCAAGGATCAGCACTTATGAGGGTAGCTGCAACTGTGTTTTCAGAAGTGCCATCTCTTAAAATGATGAGAAGTAACTCTCTGGGCTCTGGGACTGTTGCTTTCCATCATGCTCCTATTTTTGGGCTTGTATGTGGACTTCTTGGCTTGGATGTTGGAATCTCTCAGAGGGCTTATATGTTTATAACGATGAGAGATGTTATTTCTGCTGCAACAAGGCTGAACTTAATTGGACCCCTTGGTGCAGCTAAATTACAGCATGATATTGCTATTGCTGCTGAAGAAATGTCAAAGAAATGGATGAACCGTAAATTTGAGGAAGCATGCCAAACAGCTCCTTTGCTTGACACAGTACAAGGTTGCCATGCTTACTTGTTTTCTAGGCTGTTCTGCTCTTGA